A region from the Arachis ipaensis cultivar K30076 chromosome B01, Araip1.1, whole genome shotgun sequence genome encodes:
- the LOC107619642 gene encoding probable F-box protein At4g22030 — protein sequence MASLQVSSLISSSSSQKQAMLQAKAAIHVPNFPRAPKLPSLPTTNTLFQELNNGFTHSSSILPVLQDNNDSSNNVNCTCSSKSKATMHQLYAILEAVSDRVEMHHNVGEQRNNWNTLLLNSINMITLTATAMCGMAAASGAAAGAPVLALKLSSALLFSAATGMVVIMNKIQPSQLAEEQRNATRLFKQLEAEIETIIALGNPSKEDVKRSMKKVLALDKAYPLPLLGAMLEKFPQKFEPAVWWPSSKRRTIRFNEKKGEISNNGWDKGLEMEMREVVEVMKKKDVEDYERLGNLVLKINKTLAIAGPLLTGIAAVGSCFVRQGSWASVVPLVAGALATAVNAFEHGGQVGMVAEMYRSTAGFFRKTQDWIQETIEEEIEEREDGELFEMKLALKLGRSLSQLRDLAAKSAYSRIEGTPIDEFASKIF from the coding sequence ATGGCTTCTTTACAGGTTTCATCTTtgatttcttcatcttcttcacaaAAACAAGCAATGTTACAAGCCAAAGCCGCTATCCATGTCCCTAACTTCCCCAGAGCTCCAAAACTACCATCGTTACCAACCACCAATACTCTCTTTCAGGAACTCAACAATGGCTTCACTCACTCATCATCAATTTTACCAGTACTGCAAGATAACAATGATTCAAGCAACAATGTTAACTGCACTTGTTCATCAAAATCAAAAGCTACCATGCATCAGCTTTATGCGATTCTAGAAGCAGTGTCGGACAGAGTGGAAATGCATCACAACGTGGGGGAGCAGCGTAACAACTGGAACACCCTCCTTCTCAACTCCATAAACATGATCACTCTCACCGCCACCGCCATGTGCGGCATGGCAGCCGCAAGTGGCGCGGCGGCCGGTGCTCCAGTTTTGGCTCTGAAACTATCCTCTGCGCTTCTGTTTTCTGCAGCCACGGGAATGGTGGTCATCATGAACAAGATCCAGCCGTCACAGCTTGCAGAGGAGCAACGCAATGCCACGAGGCTGTTCAAACAGCTTGAGGCCGAAATCGAAACCATAATCGCTCTTGGAAATCCCAGCAAGGAAGACGTGAAGCGTTCAATGAAGAAGGTGTTGGCACTTGACAAAGCTTACCCTCTTCCCTTGCTTGGAGCCATGCTTGAAAAGTTCCCTCAGAAATTCGAACCCGCTGTTTGGTGGCCTTCTTCAAAGAGAAGAACCATCCGATTCAACGAAAAAAAGGGAGAGATTAGTAATAATGGATGGGATAAGGGTCTGGAAATGGAAATGAGAGAGGTGGTTGAAGTGATGAAGAAGAAGGACGTGGAGGACTATGAGAGGTTAGGgaatttggtgttgaaaatcAACAAGACTCTCGCCATTGCAGGTCCTTTACTCACTGGAATTGCGGCGGTTGGGTCTTGTTTCGTGAGGCAAGGTTCATGGGCAAGCGTTGTTCCTCTCGTGGCGGGGGCATTGGCCACGGCGGTGAATGCATTCGAGCATGGTGGACAGGTTGGGATGGTGGCTGAGATGTATAGGAGCACGGCAGGGTTCTTCAGGAAGACACAAGATTGGATCCAAGAAACCATTGAAGAAGAGATTGAGGAAAGAGAGGATGGGGAGTTGTTTGAGATGAAGCTGGCTTTGAAATTGGGAAGGAGTTTGTCACAGTTGAGAGATCTTGCTGCAAAATCGGCTTATTCTCGTATAGAGGGAACTCCCATTGATGAATTTGCTAGCAAGATCTTCTAA